From the genome of Methanobrevibacter olleyae:
TGGAATTAGGGCCATATGCCGGGTATAATGGTGGAAATATTATTGCAAAAGGCAAAATTAATGAAATAATTTCAAACAAAGACTCATTAATTGCTAAATTTTTAACAAATGAAGAAGAGATAATCATAAGAAATAAATCTAAAAAGGAAGATCTATTTGAATATGGCTCTATTGAACTATCAACAAATGAAATTCATAATGTAAAGCCATTAGATGTTAAAATTCCTAAAGGGAAATTAACTGTAGTTAGTGGAGTTTCAGGTAGTGGAAAAACCACTTTGCTTTTAGAATCCTTATATCCTGCAGTTAAATCTTTGATTAATGGAGAAAGTCTTCCAAAAACTATTAAAAATATAAATGTTGAAGATATTGGGAAAATAGACTTAATTGACAGCGTTCCTATAGGAAAGAATGTTAGAAGTACAGTTGCCACTTATAGTGGAGTTTTAGATGATTTAAGAAAAATCTTCGCTAAATTGGACATATCCAAAGAAAAAGCCCTAAAAGCAGCTGATTTTTCATATAATACTGGAAGCTTAAGATGTCCCACCTGTAATGGAACTGGAAATATTTCAATGGATGTTCAATTTTTAGCAGATATAGAGATTGTTTGCCCAGATTGTAATGGATTAAGATATTGTGATGATGCAGGTGAAATAAGACTTAATAATTTATCTATTTCAGATATTATGGCTTTGACAATTGATGAAGCTATTGATGAATTTGTAAATATGGAAGAAAATGGAGATAAGTCTAGTTTAGATAAGATAATAAATAAATTAGGAAAACTATCTAACTTAGGATTAGGTTACCTAACAATTGGTGAAGCTACTCCAAGTTTATCTGGTGGAGAAGCACAGAGATTAAAATTAGCTTCTGAAATTGGAAAATCACAAAAGAATTCTATTTTTATATTTGATGAACCTTCTATTGGCCTTCATCCATTAGATGTTAAAGTTTTATTAAGTGTCTTTCAGACTTTAATTGATGATGGAGCAACAGTTATTGTAATTGAGCATGACTTAGACATTATTTCAAATGCAGATTATATCATTGATATTGGAATTGATGAAAATCATTTTGGTGGAGAAATACTTGCATTTGGAACTTTAGAGGATATTATTGAATCTAAAGACAGTTTAACTGCTAAATATTTAAAAGAGCTAAATAATTGAAAATTAATGGCGATAAGTTATTGAAAATTAACAGGGATAAGTGATTGAAAATTAACAGGGATAAGTGATTGAAAAGAATTATAATTAAACACATTTTAATTTTTTTTAAATTTATTCAGTATTTTTTAGAAATCTATTTTTATTATAAATAACAAAAATAACATCTACCACAGCTTTTTAAACTAAAAAATATTAGGAGGCTAAAAATGGTAAAAGTATGTGTTATAGGCTCTACTGGTGTAATTGGTAAAAATGTTACATTTAAATTAGCTAAAGCAGATACAGTAAGTGAAGTTGTATTATTTTCAAGACCTGAAAGTTTAGATAAAGCAAAAGGTCAAAGTTATGATATGTATGATGCTTTAGCTGCTGAAGATATTGATTGCTTATTAACTCCCTCTTGCAATTATGAAGATTTAGAAGGGTCTGATATTGTATTAATTACTGCAGGTGCTCCAAGACAAAAAGGTATGAATAGGCGTGATTTAGCTTTTATTAATGCTAAAATTGTTTCTCAGTATGCCAAGCAAATAGCTAAATATGCACCAGATGCTGTTATTTTAGTTACTACTAATCCAGTTGATGTTATGACTACAATAGCTTATGATGCTTCTGGCTTTAGTAGAAGAAAGGTCATTGGTGTTGGAAATCACTTAGATTCTTTAAGATTGAAAAATTACTTTGCTAAGTGTTTAAATATCAATAGTAGTGAAATTCATACTCGTGTAATTGGTGAACATGGAGATAATATGGTTCCCCTTTTAAGTTCTACAACTATTGGAGGTATTCCTTTAAAATACTTTATTAAAGAAGTAGAATTGGATATAAAAGATATTATAAAAACTCTTAAGAATGCTGGAAATACAATTATTTCTAAAAAGGGTGCTACTGAGTATGGACCTGCTTATGCTATTTCTAACTTAATTAAAACAATTATTACCAACACTCATAAAATATTAACAGTTAGCCTTTATTTAGATGGTGAAATCGCTAATGTCAAAGGTGTTAGCTTAGGCGTTCCAGCTGTTTTATATAAAAATGGTATTGCAATGATTGTTCCTATTCATATGAATGATTATGAAACTAAAAAGTTCCTAAAAGCAGCTGAAGACATTCAAGAACTTACAGAAGAGGTAAGAAAAAGCCTAAAAGAAGATAATTAATTTTATCTTTTTTTATTTATTTATTTTAAAACTATCGTTGCTTTAAATTATTTTAAATTATTTTTAATTATTATTAAATAATTTTAAAGTATTTAAACTATTTTTAACTATTTTAAACTATTTTTAACTATTTTTAACTATTTTTAACTATTTTTAACTATTT
Proteins encoded in this window:
- a CDS encoding malate dehydrogenase, translated to MVKVCVIGSTGVIGKNVTFKLAKADTVSEVVLFSRPESLDKAKGQSYDMYDALAAEDIDCLLTPSCNYEDLEGSDIVLITAGAPRQKGMNRRDLAFINAKIVSQYAKQIAKYAPDAVILVTTNPVDVMTTIAYDASGFSRRKVIGVGNHLDSLRLKNYFAKCLNINSSEIHTRVIGEHGDNMVPLLSSTTIGGIPLKYFIKEVELDIKDIIKTLKNAGNTIISKKGATEYGPAYAISNLIKTIITNTHKILTVSLYLDGEIANVKGVSLGVPAVLYKNGIAMIVPIHMNDYETKKFLKAAEDIQELTEEVRKSLKEDN